In Nicotiana tabacum cultivar K326 chromosome 2, ASM71507v2, whole genome shotgun sequence, the following proteins share a genomic window:
- the LOC107819742 gene encoding uncharacterized protein LOC107819742 codes for MTQYDEEETPFADIDEYIEDTNAIVPPRVDAATFKVEHGLILMLKAEGCFRNSTDDDPTQHPRNFLGVCAMHKQNNVSDDALRLRVFKYSLVGEARKWIQNLPPHSIHSWPELVRAFLGKWFPQSKKSELRDKIFFFKQLPGEHLHEAWDQFKLYLVRSPNHGFPDKILLEKFYMGLDPLNQSIANNTADGSFMDKTFTRITQILDRMAEHNQAWYSEDTTGGIAYGTPSLTNMIKENQERDQVIAGPATNINVLTKMFTENQTKKVNVVEDVQPWSTEDCEEANYVHNSQGGYRQQNQWRPNLQGQGHQQWRNDQGGSSQGNWSNNNNNYANRSSNPYVPPKGQYSNSSHYKEGSSSESKLESMIERILQNQESSDTTMKTMSGLVRSYTASILKLEMQMRDMSREHNPKPKGTLPSDTIANPKGNGSGPTSHCMAITTRSGKVLQGENEQIVGVDDLEQEVEAQVEVLIVVEVEKLPKGVKVQEENHEKVKRKEAPKALAPIPRPSPSFPQRLARRVDDSKFEKFYDILKQLSVNISFVEAFQEMSGFAKYLKELITKKRTTKNEVVNVTHRVSSIIATSTVEKKEDPGAFNIPCTIGLLDFARALCDNVASINLMPLAIYKQAGLRMPIPTSMRL; via the coding sequence TATGACGAAGAAGAAACTCCTTTTGCGGATATAGATGAGTACATCGAGGACACCAATGCCATTGTCCCTCCGCGAGTTGACGCCGCTACCTTCAAGGTGGAACATGGTTTGATCCTAATGCTTAAAGCAGAGGGATGTTTTAGGAATTCTACCGATGATGATCCAACACAACATCCTAGAAACTTCTTGGGTGTGTGTGCGATGCACAAACAGAACAACGTGTCAGATGATGCCCTAAGACTGAGGGTATTCAAGTACTCACTAGTTGGAGAGGCAAGGAAATGGATCCAAAATCTACCACCTCACTCCATTCACTCTTGGCCTGAACTAGTTCGTGCTTTCTTAGGCAAATGGTTCCCACAAAGCAAGAAATCTGAGCTCagggataaaattttctttttcaagcaacTACCGGGAGAACACCTACATGAGGCATGGGATCAGTTCAAGCTATACCTAGTGAGGTCGCCTAATCATGGTTTTCCAGACAAAATCTTGTTAGAAAAGTTTTACATGGGTTTGGATCCGTTGAACCAATCCATAGCAAATAATACTGCGGATGGATCTTTTATGGATAAAACATTCACAAGGATCACACAAATTCTCGACAGGATGGCAGAACACAATCAAGCTTGGTACTCGGAAGATACCACAGGTGGAATTGCATACGGTACTCCCTCTTTGACCAACATGATTAAGGAGAATCAAGAGAGAGATCAAGTAATTGCCGGTCCTGCCACAAACATTAATGTGTTAACCAAGATGTTCACTGAAAACCAAACTAAAAAGGTAAATGTTGTGGAAGATGTGCAACCCTGGTCAACCGAAGATTGCGAGGAGGCGAACTACGTCCATAATTCTCAAGGTGGTTATCGCcaacaaaatcaatggaggccTAACTTGCAAGGGCAAGGCCATCAACAGTGGCGCAATGATCAAGGTGGATCAAGTCAAGGTAATTGgagcaataacaacaacaactatgcaAACCGGAGTTCAAACCCCTATGTTCCACCAAAGGGGCAATACTCTAACTCCTCACATTATAAGGAAGGTTCTTCAAGTGAGTCCAAGTTGGAGAGCATGATTGAAAGAATATTGCAAAATCAAGAAAGTAGCGACACTACAATGAAAACCATGTCCGGACTTGTGCGGTCATACACCGCATCCATACTAAAGCTAGAAATGCAAATGAGAGATATGTCAAGAGAGCATAATCCAAAGCCGAAGGGCACACTCCCAAGTGACACAATTGCAAACCCTAAAGGAAATGGGAGTGGTCCAACTTCTCATTGCATGGCAATCACCACGCGAAGCGGGAAGGTACTTCAAGGAGAAAATGAACAAATTGTTGGagtagatgatcttgagcaagagGTTGAAGCACAAGTTGAAGTGCTGattgttgttgaagttgaaaagCTCCCAAAAGGAGTAAAAGTCCAAGAAGAAAATCATGAAAAGGTAAAGAGGAAAGAGGCACCAAAAGCTCTAGCACCAATTCCTAGACCTTCCCCTTCGTTCCCTCAAAGACTTGCTAGGAGGGTTGATGATAGCAAATTCGAGAAATTTTATGACATTCTCAAGCAATTGTCGGTGAACATATCATTTGTGGAAGCCTTTcaagagatgtcgggttttgctaaATACTTAAAGGAGttgataacaaagaaaagaaCCACCAAGAATGAAGTAGTGAATGTTACTCACCGGGTTAGCTCTATTATTGCAACAAGCACcgttgaaaaaaaagaagacccGGGAGCATTCAacattccatgcactattggctTGCTAGATTTTGCAAGGGCTCTTTGTGACAACGTGGCTAGCATTAACTTGATGCCTCTTGCCATTTACAAGCAAGCGGGGTTAAGAATGCCGATACCTACAAGCATGAGATTGTAA